Proteins co-encoded in one Ralstonia sp. RRA genomic window:
- the ampD gene encoding 1,6-anhydro-N-acetylmuramyl-L-alanine amidase AmpD, whose amino-acid sequence MPDHNALRVDAAGWVEGVRRHPSPNIDERPEGMPIDLIVLHNISLPPAQSATDFGTDDVLDFFTNTLDCDAHPYFDQLRGVRVSAHFFVRRTGECVQFAPCGARAWHAGASDFFGRTRCNDFSVGIEIEGTDDLPFTPEQYATTASLVRAICAAYPIAAIAGHSDIAPGRKTDPGPCFDWAHLRALGGFNAALFPYQHAL is encoded by the coding sequence ATGCCTGATCACAACGCCTTGCGCGTCGATGCCGCTGGCTGGGTGGAAGGCGTCCGCCGCCATCCGTCACCCAATATCGACGAGCGGCCGGAAGGCATGCCGATCGACTTGATCGTGCTGCACAACATCAGCCTGCCGCCCGCGCAGTCCGCGACCGATTTCGGCACGGACGACGTGCTCGACTTCTTCACCAACACGCTCGACTGCGACGCGCACCCGTACTTCGATCAGTTGCGCGGCGTGCGCGTGTCGGCGCATTTCTTCGTGCGCCGTACGGGCGAGTGTGTGCAGTTCGCGCCGTGTGGTGCGCGCGCATGGCATGCCGGCGCGTCGGATTTTTTCGGCCGTACGCGCTGCAACGATTTCTCCGTCGGCATCGAGATCGAGGGCACGGATGATCTGCCCTTCACGCCCGAGCAGTACGCCACCACGGCGTCACTCGTGCGGGCGATCTGCGCGGCGTATCCGATTGCGGCGATTGCCGGGCATTCGGACATCGCACCGGGCCGCAAGACCGATCCAGGACCGTGCTTCGACTGGGCGCATCTGCGTGCGCTTGGTGGCTTCAACGCGGCGCTGTTTCCGTATCAACACGCGCTTTGA
- a CDS encoding sigma-54 dependent transcriptional regulator, whose translation MSKVAIVREPILVVDDEADLRELLEISLRRMGHDVVLASGLAEAREALSRQRFALVLTDMRLGDGLGIELVRQLSATADRTPVAVITAYGSAENAVEALKAGAFDYIAKPLSLDQLRSLVLNALGRQQRDPDPGSSDLAERTNDLLPGHSAAMQEVRRSLMRLARSMAPVVISGESGSGKERAARAIHALSARASRPFVAVNCGAIPENLMEAEFFGYVKGAFTGADSDRQGFFQAANGGTLMLDEVADLPLTMQVKLLRALQERRVRKIGESREDPVDVRVVCASHQNLARLVAAGRFREDLFYRLNVLELRMPTLRERGEDVPVLAGVLLEQLANRYGDPRPKRLTRPALQQLCAYPFPGNVRELENLLERAYAFAEGESIDVDDLGALGAEIERSPLFHRTREAQAAAQGLQSGHTMAPPPVTGWPDAVYMPAPVPSPIGMPQPMAQPAEPAPASAATEPSLPNVALPIDLPAYLESVERSVILAALDQTGFNRTAAAKLLGLSFRQLRYRMQQLGIRDPRDIEAAGSLGEVAGNGLNGDA comes from the coding sequence ATGTCCAAAGTCGCCATCGTTCGCGAACCCATTCTCGTCGTTGATGACGAAGCCGACCTGCGCGAGCTGTTGGAAATCTCCTTGCGCCGCATGGGGCACGACGTGGTGCTCGCCAGCGGATTGGCCGAAGCGCGCGAGGCCTTGTCCCGCCAGCGCTTTGCACTGGTGCTGACCGACATGCGCCTGGGTGATGGCCTGGGCATCGAACTTGTGCGCCAGCTCTCGGCCACGGCGGATCGCACGCCGGTGGCCGTCATCACCGCCTACGGCAGCGCCGAGAACGCCGTGGAAGCGCTCAAGGCTGGCGCGTTCGACTACATTGCCAAGCCGCTCTCGCTCGATCAGCTGCGCAGCCTCGTGCTCAACGCGCTGGGTCGCCAGCAGCGCGATCCCGACCCGGGCAGCTCCGATTTGGCCGAGCGCACCAACGACTTGCTGCCTGGGCACTCCGCCGCCATGCAGGAGGTGCGCCGCTCGCTGATGCGGCTGGCGCGCAGCATGGCGCCGGTGGTCATCAGCGGGGAGTCGGGCAGCGGCAAGGAGCGTGCGGCACGCGCCATCCATGCGCTGTCGGCGCGTGCGTCGCGGCCGTTCGTGGCCGTGAACTGCGGGGCGATTCCCGAGAACCTGATGGAAGCCGAGTTCTTCGGCTACGTGAAGGGCGCCTTCACCGGTGCCGACAGCGACCGCCAGGGCTTCTTCCAGGCGGCCAACGGCGGCACCCTCATGCTGGATGAAGTGGCCGACCTTCCGTTGACCATGCAGGTGAAATTGCTGCGCGCGCTGCAGGAACGCCGCGTGCGCAAAATCGGCGAGAGCCGTGAAGACCCGGTCGATGTGCGTGTGGTGTGCGCGAGCCACCAGAATCTGGCGCGCTTGGTGGCCGCCGGCCGCTTCCGCGAAGACTTGTTCTACCGCCTGAACGTGCTGGAACTGCGCATGCCCACGCTGCGCGAGCGCGGTGAAGACGTGCCCGTGCTGGCCGGCGTGTTGCTGGAGCAGCTTGCCAACCGCTACGGCGATCCGCGCCCCAAGCGCCTGACGCGTCCGGCGCTGCAGCAACTGTGCGCGTATCCGTTTCCGGGCAACGTGCGTGAGCTGGAGAACCTGCTCGAGCGCGCGTATGCGTTTGCCGAAGGCGAATCGATCGACGTGGATGATCTGGGCGCGCTCGGCGCCGAGATCGAGCGCTCGCCGCTGTTCCACCGTACGCGTGAGGCACAGGCCGCCGCGCAAGGTCTGCAGAGTGGTCACACGATGGCGCCGCCGCCCGTGACGGGCTGGCCCGATGCCGTCTATATGCCGGCGCCCGTGCCGAGTCCGATCGGCATGCCGCAGCCGATGGCACAGCCCGCTGAGCCCGCGCCTGCTTCCGCAGCAACGGAACCGTCGCTGCCGAACGTCGCCCTGCCGATCGACTTGCCGGCGTATCTGGAGTCGGTCGAGCGCAGCGTGATCCTGGCCGCGCTGGACCAGACCGGCTTCAACCGCACGGCGGCGGCCAAGCTGCTTGGCCTGTCGTTCCGTCAGTTGCGCTATCGCATGCAGCAACTCGGCATCCGTGACCCGCGTGACATCGAAGCGGCTGGCAGCTTGGGTGAAGTCGCTGGCAACGGCCTGAACGGCGATGCCTGA
- a CDS encoding ATP-binding protein yields the protein MQSKPVAPDAAPNVSTRSGFRTLLSRLNAWRALRSVWLEPDPPEFQWRLLRYFAFSRAAVALVLLLFVMVPREHNETAGLPNSEALLSLVLPYLAVALFILAAAGWWRSRFQFRVRLDVVLDLLFLGLAYAALSRLSASVAMVFLMPVLAAGALTSLLFALFTAAVASMVVLADPFLQMLGDGVIAPGLASAGLYGLVYMMAASMMYGLSHRQIAQERLTMARERELRLQQLVNRLMVYDMQDGVMLVRADGRVVAANPAAAMLLGVPQNAFVNSGAMLFDLKDVPHLRPLLETLRQWLRRKSRHPGAGDVSGDDDAPRILDLLPVAPGGRRTLHARLRLRFILPSLANLRSVYMDSLVSSIGLGLPGEVGEMMRLRNQPAEAATQGWSADDEAFLRHELHDTVLVHVESWERVAEQAQQEKLASMGRLVASVAHQIRNPLAAISQAAELLDDPGEGEHARSVGTHPGSGVETRLLRIIRDNVRRLDQVVADVLMLSRRPRGERVRVQLAQVLPEVVERWRAEALRRAGEATEINPNLVRVAVDLDKPVMFDPAQLQQVVGNMLDNALRYCRHVPGSILLAAYALDETHAELVIWNDGPEVPTEQQRSLFEPFFTNDAQGTGLGLYMARELCSANDAQIRYGAIALESLLDRTGALTMEARDTLPRRAFVITLMFDQPAVLTAE from the coding sequence ATGCAGTCCAAGCCCGTTGCTCCGGACGCGGCACCCAACGTTTCCACCCGGTCTGGCTTCCGCACGCTGCTCTCACGCCTGAATGCGTGGCGTGCATTGCGCTCGGTCTGGCTCGAGCCGGATCCCCCTGAATTCCAGTGGCGTCTGCTGCGCTATTTCGCCTTCAGCCGTGCGGCCGTGGCGCTGGTGCTGCTGCTGTTCGTGATGGTGCCGCGCGAGCACAACGAAACGGCGGGGTTGCCCAACAGCGAAGCGTTGCTCAGCCTGGTGCTGCCGTACTTGGCCGTGGCCCTGTTCATTCTGGCTGCGGCCGGATGGTGGCGCTCGCGTTTCCAGTTCCGCGTACGGCTGGACGTGGTGCTCGACCTACTGTTCCTGGGGCTGGCGTATGCCGCGCTGTCGCGTCTGTCGGCGAGTGTGGCGATGGTGTTCCTGATGCCGGTGCTGGCTGCTGGTGCGCTGACCAGCCTGCTGTTCGCGCTGTTCACGGCGGCGGTGGCGTCGATGGTGGTGCTGGCCGATCCGTTCCTGCAGATGCTGGGCGATGGGGTGATCGCGCCTGGGTTGGCTTCGGCGGGGCTGTACGGCCTCGTCTACATGATGGCCGCGTCGATGATGTACGGCCTGTCGCACCGGCAGATTGCGCAGGAGCGCCTGACCATGGCGCGCGAGCGCGAGCTGCGCCTGCAGCAGTTGGTCAACCGCCTGATGGTCTATGACATGCAGGACGGCGTGATGCTCGTACGCGCCGATGGCCGTGTGGTGGCCGCCAACCCGGCGGCAGCCATGCTGCTGGGCGTGCCGCAGAACGCCTTCGTGAATAGCGGCGCGATGCTGTTCGACCTGAAGGACGTGCCGCACCTGCGTCCGTTGCTTGAAACGCTGCGTCAATGGCTGCGCCGCAAGAGCCGCCATCCTGGTGCCGGTGACGTCTCGGGCGACGACGATGCGCCGCGCATCCTCGATCTGCTGCCGGTTGCTCCGGGCGGTCGGCGGACGCTGCATGCCCGCTTGCGCCTGCGCTTCATTCTGCCGAGCCTCGCCAATCTGCGTAGTGTCTATATGGATAGCCTCGTCAGCTCCATCGGCCTGGGGCTGCCTGGGGAGGTTGGCGAGATGATGCGCCTGCGCAACCAGCCGGCCGAAGCGGCAACGCAAGGCTGGTCGGCCGACGACGAAGCCTTCCTGCGGCACGAGCTGCACGACACCGTGCTGGTCCACGTGGAAAGCTGGGAGCGCGTGGCTGAGCAGGCGCAGCAGGAAAAGCTCGCCTCGATGGGCCGGCTGGTGGCGAGCGTCGCGCACCAGATCCGCAATCCGCTGGCGGCGATCAGCCAGGCCGCTGAACTGCTGGACGATCCGGGCGAGGGGGAGCATGCGCGCTCGGTAGGCACCCACCCAGGCTCCGGCGTGGAAACGCGCCTGCTGCGTATCATCCGTGACAACGTGCGCCGGCTCGATCAGGTGGTCGCCGACGTGCTGATGCTGTCGCGCCGGCCGCGCGGCGAGCGTGTGCGCGTACAGCTCGCGCAGGTGTTGCCCGAAGTGGTGGAGCGTTGGCGCGCGGAAGCCTTGCGTCGCGCGGGCGAAGCGACCGAGATCAACCCCAATCTCGTGCGCGTGGCGGTGGATCTGGACAAGCCTGTGATGTTTGACCCGGCGCAGCTGCAGCAGGTGGTCGGCAACATGCTCGACAACGCGCTGCGCTATTGCCGGCACGTGCCGGGCTCGATCCTGCTGGCCGCCTATGCACTGGATGAGACCCACGCCGAACTCGTGATCTGGAATGACGGCCCCGAAGTGCCCACCGAGCAGCAGCGCAGCCTGTTCGAGCCGTTCTTCACGAATGACGCGCAAGGCACAGGCCTGGGCCTCTACATGGCGCGCGAGTTGTGCAGCGCCAACGATGCACAGATCCGATACGGCGCCATCGCGCTGGAATCCTTGCTCGATCGCACCGGAGCGTTGACCATGGAGGCGCGCGACACATTGCCGCGTCGCGCCTTCGTCATCACCCTGATGTTTGACCAACCTGCCGTGCTGACTGCGGAATGA
- a CDS encoding PP0621 family protein, translating into MARPVLLILMLLAGLWWLSRLGTRPSRSSEAPGQASSQGGAKRAAERAASQPIEQCAVCGVHAPRTSMVALPGGRYRCPEHADRGGA; encoded by the coding sequence ATGGCCCGTCCTGTCCTGCTGATCCTGATGCTGCTCGCCGGTTTATGGTGGCTGAGCCGCTTGGGGACGCGTCCGTCGCGTTCATCGGAGGCGCCTGGGCAGGCGTCATCGCAGGGCGGCGCCAAGCGTGCCGCTGAACGCGCTGCTTCCCAGCCGATCGAGCAGTGCGCTGTGTGCGGCGTGCATGCCCCGCGCACCAGCATGGTGGCACTGCCCGGTGGCCGCTATCGCTGCCCGGAACACGCCGACCGGGGCGGCGCGTGA
- the ccsA gene encoding cytochrome c biogenesis protein CcsA, translating into MAIVLYALTALLYGALASVAWARHGELRGGLGARAPAGAMATGGQSPGAAVLVPPPPAAADAVPAWWRWALLAALTAHGFLLHETIFPASSMVFGFAYALSAMLWLGVGIFWIESLFFSLAGLGVLVIPVALVGSLLPLAFPGTQILGYAASPLFKLHFAIANVAYGLFTLAAFHAILMLAAERRLHTINRPAEASWFSRWLDLLPPLLTLEKLLFRLIGAGFVLLTLTIASGALFSEQLFHRAFQFDHKNVFAVLSWLMFGGILVGRRFRGWRGRVALRWVMAAFSILLLAYVGSRFVLEVILHRV; encoded by the coding sequence ATGGCAATTGTACTGTATGCGCTGACGGCGCTTCTCTATGGTGCCCTCGCTTCGGTAGCGTGGGCACGGCATGGCGAACTGCGGGGCGGGCTTGGAGCCCGGGCCCCTGCCGGTGCCATGGCGACGGGCGGGCAATCGCCGGGCGCCGCGGTGCTCGTTCCACCGCCGCCTGCCGCCGCTGATGCCGTCCCAGCCTGGTGGCGCTGGGCCTTGCTGGCGGCGCTGACCGCGCATGGCTTCCTGTTGCACGAGACCATCTTCCCAGCCAGTTCGATGGTGTTCGGTTTTGCCTATGCGCTGTCGGCCATGCTGTGGCTGGGCGTGGGCATCTTCTGGATCGAGAGCCTGTTCTTCTCGCTGGCGGGGCTGGGCGTGCTGGTGATTCCGGTGGCGCTGGTCGGTAGCCTGCTGCCGCTGGCCTTTCCCGGCACGCAGATCCTCGGCTATGCGGCCAGCCCGCTGTTCAAGCTGCACTTTGCCATCGCCAATGTCGCCTACGGGCTGTTCACCCTGGCCGCGTTCCACGCGATCCTGATGTTGGCCGCCGAGCGCCGCCTGCACACCATCAACCGCCCCGCAGAGGCGAGCTGGTTCAGCCGCTGGCTGGATCTGCTGCCGCCGCTGCTGACGCTTGAGAAGCTGCTGTTCCGCCTGATCGGCGCGGGCTTTGTGCTGCTCACGCTGACCATCGCTTCAGGCGCGCTGTTCTCCGAGCAGCTGTTCCACCGCGCCTTCCAGTTCGATCACAAGAACGTGTTCGCCGTGCTGTCGTGGCTCATGTTCGGCGGCATCCTGGTGGGTCGCCGTTTCCGTGGCTGGCGCGGACGCGTGGCGCTGCGCTGGGTGATGGCGGCATTCTCGATCCTGTTGCTGGCCTATGTGGGCAGCCGCTTCGTGCTCGAAGTCATCCTGCACCGCGTGTAG
- the ffh gene encoding signal recognition particle protein, with product MLDNLTQRLARVVKTMRGEARLTEANTAEMLREVRLALLEADVALPVVREFIARVKEKALGEDVITSLSPGQALVGIVQRELTAIIGGQEALDGAGTTIMGGRAAELNLNVTPPAIILMAGLQGAGKTTTVGKLAKWLKENKKKKVLTVSCDVYRPAAIAQLKTVSEQVGADFFPSQPDQKPVDIAAAALDWAKKHYHDVLIVDTAGRLGIDEAMMQEIAALHATLKPAETLFVVDAMLGQDAVNTAKAFNDTLPLTGVVLTKLDGDARGGAALSVRHITGKPIKFVGVAEKLDGLEPFYPDRMAQRILGMGDILALVEEAQRGVDMEEAQKLAAKIKKTGGFDLEDFKAQIGQMKKMGGLGSLMDKLPAQFAQQAQGANMDQAEKQVRRMEGIINAMTPAERAKPELIKASRKRRIAAGAGVQVQEVNRLLNQFDQMQGMMKKLKGGGMMKMMRAMGGMKGGMKGLLGR from the coding sequence ATGCTGGATAACCTGACCCAACGGCTCGCGCGCGTGGTCAAGACCATGCGCGGCGAAGCGCGCCTGACCGAAGCCAACACCGCCGAGATGCTGCGCGAGGTTCGCCTGGCGCTGCTCGAAGCCGACGTGGCGCTGCCGGTCGTGCGCGAGTTCATTGCCCGCGTCAAGGAAAAGGCGCTCGGCGAAGACGTCATCACCAGCCTCTCGCCAGGCCAGGCGCTGGTGGGCATCGTGCAGCGCGAGCTGACGGCCATCATCGGCGGCCAGGAAGCGCTCGACGGCGCCGGCACCACCATCATGGGTGGGCGCGCCGCAGAGCTGAACCTGAACGTCACGCCGCCCGCGATCATCCTGATGGCCGGTCTGCAGGGCGCGGGTAAGACCACCACCGTCGGCAAGCTGGCCAAGTGGCTCAAAGAGAACAAGAAGAAGAAAGTGCTGACGGTGTCGTGCGACGTGTATCGCCCCGCCGCTATCGCGCAGCTGAAGACCGTGTCCGAGCAGGTCGGCGCGGACTTCTTCCCCTCGCAGCCCGACCAGAAGCCGGTGGACATTGCCGCCGCCGCGCTGGACTGGGCCAAGAAGCACTATCACGACGTGCTGATCGTCGATACGGCCGGCCGCCTCGGCATCGACGAGGCGATGATGCAAGAGATTGCCGCGCTGCACGCCACGCTCAAGCCGGCCGAAACGCTGTTCGTGGTCGACGCGATGCTCGGCCAGGATGCCGTCAACACCGCCAAGGCCTTCAACGACACGCTGCCGCTGACCGGCGTGGTGCTGACCAAGCTTGACGGTGATGCGCGCGGCGGCGCGGCGCTGTCGGTGCGTCACATCACGGGCAAGCCGATCAAGTTTGTCGGTGTGGCCGAAAAGCTCGACGGGCTGGAGCCGTTCTACCCCGACCGCATGGCCCAGCGCATCCTGGGCATGGGCGACATCCTCGCGCTGGTGGAAGAAGCCCAGCGCGGTGTCGACATGGAAGAGGCGCAGAAGCTTGCCGCCAAGATCAAGAAGACCGGCGGCTTCGACCTCGAAGACTTCAAGGCCCAGATCGGCCAGATGAAGAAGATGGGCGGTCTGGGCAGCCTGATGGACAAGCTGCCTGCGCAGTTTGCACAGCAGGCTCAGGGCGCGAACATGGACCAGGCCGAAAAGCAGGTCCGCCGCATGGAAGGCATCATCAACGCCATGACGCCGGCCGAGCGCGCCAAGCCCGAACTCATCAAGGCTAGCCGCAAGCGCCGCATTGCTGCGGGCGCGGGCGTACAGGTGCAGGAAGTCAACCGCCTGCTCAACCAGTTCGACCAGATGCAAGGCATGATGAAGAAGCTCAAGGGCGGCGGCATGATGAAGATGATGCGCGCCATGGGTGGCATGAAAGGTGGCATGAAGGGCCTGCTCGGCCGGTAA
- a CDS encoding hypoxanthine-guanine phosphoribosyltransferase codes for MLSAEQARELWANSEEIVSEDAVRGSLDRMATEITEKIGDTFPMVLSVMGGAAVFTGMLLPKLAFPLEFDYIHLSRYNNQTVGSKEMQWRVAPRESVKGRTVLVLDDILDEGETMAAIRSRIIDMGAAEFYSAVLCEKTLAKDKPLYPDFCGFNVPDRYVFGCGMDAKGYWRNLPTIRALKNT; via the coding sequence ATGCTGAGCGCAGAACAGGCCCGCGAACTCTGGGCCAACTCCGAAGAAATCGTCAGCGAAGACGCCGTGCGCGGCTCGCTGGACCGCATGGCCACCGAGATCACCGAGAAGATCGGCGATACCTTTCCGATGGTGTTGTCCGTGATGGGCGGTGCTGCCGTCTTCACCGGGATGCTGTTGCCCAAGCTGGCGTTCCCGCTGGAGTTCGACTACATCCACCTGTCGCGCTACAACAACCAGACCGTGGGCAGCAAAGAGATGCAGTGGCGCGTGGCGCCGCGCGAGTCGGTCAAGGGCCGCACGGTGCTGGTGCTCGACGACATCCTCGACGAAGGCGAAACGATGGCCGCCATCCGCTCGCGCATCATCGACATGGGCGCCGCCGAGTTCTACTCCGCCGTGCTGTGCGAGAAGACGCTCGCCAAGGACAAGCCGCTGTACCCGGATTTCTGCGGCTTCAACGTGCCGGATCGCTATGTGTTCGGCTGTGGCATGGATGCCAAGGGCTACTGGCGCAACCTGCCGACGATCCGCGCGCTGAAGAACACCTGA
- a CDS encoding 2OG-Fe(II) oxygenase: protein MTTTQPYATMSDALHDWLQRHVAEGFEADPLVASMVQSGYDRAFARRVVDEALAKRPPAPAVAPVPAPAAQSAQAADGAVENSNAVRTADGDIPILFALETPRIVLFQHFLSDEECDQLIALGHHRLKRSPVVNPETGEENLISARTSEGAMFQVGEHALIAKIEARIAQATGVPVEHGEGFQVLHYQPGGEYQPHFDFFNPGRSGEARQLEVGGQRVATLVIYLNSVQAGGATGFPKLGLEVAPVKGNAVFFVYKRPDGTLDEDTLHAGLPVERGEKWIATKWLRERPYRRGA from the coding sequence ATGACCACCACCCAACCTTACGCGACGATGTCCGACGCGCTGCACGACTGGCTGCAGCGTCACGTGGCAGAAGGCTTCGAGGCTGATCCGCTGGTCGCCTCGATGGTGCAGTCCGGCTACGACCGCGCTTTTGCGCGCCGCGTGGTGGACGAGGCGCTTGCCAAACGCCCGCCCGCGCCCGCCGTAGCACCCGTGCCGGCGCCCGCTGCCCAATCTGCGCAAGCTGCCGACGGGGCCGTCGAGAACAGCAACGCCGTGCGCACCGCCGATGGCGACATCCCCATCCTGTTTGCGCTGGAGACGCCGCGCATCGTGCTGTTCCAGCATTTCCTGTCGGACGAGGAGTGCGACCAGCTCATCGCGCTGGGACATCACCGCCTGAAGCGTTCGCCCGTGGTGAACCCGGAAACGGGCGAGGAGAACCTGATTTCCGCGCGCACCAGCGAGGGCGCGATGTTCCAGGTGGGCGAGCATGCGCTCATCGCCAAGATCGAGGCGCGCATCGCTCAGGCCACCGGTGTGCCGGTCGAACACGGCGAAGGTTTTCAGGTGCTGCACTACCAGCCCGGCGGCGAGTACCAGCCGCACTTCGATTTCTTCAACCCCGGCCGCAGCGGCGAGGCGCGGCAGCTCGAAGTGGGCGGCCAACGCGTGGCAACGCTCGTCATCTACCTGAACAGCGTGCAAGCGGGCGGTGCGACGGGCTTTCCGAAGCTGGGCCTGGAGGTGGCGCCGGTCAAGGGCAATGCGGTCTTCTTCGTCTACAAGCGCCCCGATGGCACGTTGGACGAGGACACACTGCACGCCGGCCTGCCAGTCGAGCGCGGCGAGAAGTGGATCGCCACCAAGTGGCTGCGCGAGCGGCCGTATCGTCGCGGCGCGTGA
- a CDS encoding lytic transglycosylase domain-containing protein, with the protein MRRFLSARSIAAALCAGALLTGTQAAWAGAQKEEYLADSVRSALSAAVADSRPLRPVFANNDEQLGYLRWLAEMSVRMSGKIPQASVRVELIETAYYEAKRAGLDPALVLGLMQVESGFRKYAMSSAGAMGLMQVMPFWTRSIGDKDTRKLFHLQSNLRYGCTILRHYLDIEGGNLYLALGRYNGSRGQPQYPNAVLAAWKRWQYQESSALTVSAPVPAEAPPPRAKALPDVPARNPFSPMRIAAGSAGGS; encoded by the coding sequence ATGCGCCGCTTCCTGTCTGCCCGCTCGATCGCCGCCGCGCTGTGCGCAGGGGCATTGCTTACGGGCACGCAGGCGGCGTGGGCGGGGGCCCAGAAAGAGGAATACCTGGCGGACTCCGTGCGCAGCGCGCTGTCTGCCGCCGTGGCCGACAGCCGTCCGCTGCGCCCGGTGTTCGCCAACAATGACGAGCAACTCGGCTACCTGCGCTGGCTGGCCGAGATGTCGGTGCGTATGTCGGGCAAGATCCCGCAGGCGTCGGTACGCGTTGAGCTGATCGAAACCGCGTATTACGAGGCCAAGCGTGCAGGGCTGGACCCGGCGCTGGTGCTGGGGCTGATGCAAGTGGAAAGTGGCTTCCGCAAGTACGCCATGAGCAGCGCGGGCGCCATGGGCCTGATGCAGGTGATGCCGTTCTGGACGCGCAGCATTGGCGACAAGGACACGCGCAAGCTCTTCCACCTGCAGAGCAACCTGCGCTACGGCTGCACGATCCTGCGACATTACCTCGACATCGAAGGCGGCAATCTTTATCTGGCACTGGGCCGCTACAACGGCAGTCGCGGTCAGCCGCAGTATCCGAATGCGGTGCTGGCGGCGTGGAAGCGCTGGCAGTATCAGGAGTCGAGTGCGCTGACCGTATCGGCACCTGTGCCGGCTGAGGCGCCGCCGCCGCGTGCCAAGGCGCTGCCGGATGTGCCGGCGCGCAATCCGTTCTCGCCGATGCGTATTGCAGCAGGTTCGGCGGGCGGTTCCTGA